The following nucleotide sequence is from Miscanthus floridulus cultivar M001 unplaced genomic scaffold, ASM1932011v1 os_2694_3_4, whole genome shotgun sequence.
TGGAGGTTGGATCGGAACGATCAGTCTGATACCATGTAAAAAACGAGAATGCTCAAGTTTTTACATCGACAGTGTGTATAGGTACATATACATGATGCCGATCATTGCTAGCCAAGCGATGCTAACTACTTCCTACATGCAAGGATCAGCTAGAGAATAGGACGCAAGCACTAGCAGTTTGACTGACTAACTGAAGCAGCTGATCCTACTGCTATCTAACTGACGCCTGTAGAATCGTTTGCTGACAGATAGAATGCACTTGGCAAACATTTTTGCACTTGACAAATCTGTTGTTTCTGGTAGTGCAACGCGCATTCATGTCGCGGCGTTTCTATCTCCTCCCTCCCTCAACTCACGTCACTGTCCCACATACACTACCACTGCAAACATCACTGGCATACTAGGTAAGTAATTTCTTGGAACTTAAAATAGACTGATTGCACATTGCAAAATGGTGGAAGCAAATTGAACACGTTTGCGGTTTGCCTACATGAAGCAGTCTATCAAATATCAccttgttcgcttgatcgtttatgtggcttataagctagctgatgctgttttgttgatCGATGTAATAAAGCTCTACATATGCGGAAATGTATGAGCAACTTCTAAATAATTGAGAGCCAAATTAACTTGTACTGTAACACACATGACAGGTAGAGATGTATAGCTTCTTTTATATATGGATCTAATCATCTAAAACATTTACGCTGCCTTCGAATAGACGCAATCACAAAGGTCTAAACAGTGGGTGTACTTGGCTGTCCTAAAGGCctaaacagttttttttttttgaaagacaaGGCCTAAACAGCTGGCTCCGCTCGGCTGTCCATTTCTATGGCTGCGGCCGTTGCTTTATGTTTTCCTCTTTCTAGCCATGATAGCTACTGATGTAACCTTTGTTTCCTAGGGTTTCTGGAGCGGCACTTCAGCTCCTGCTGAAGCCGTACCAAAAGGTATACAAGAAACAGCTCCCTGCAAGAAGTTTGAAAGAGCTGAATTCGTTTTTCTACTTAGAGCTAGAGCCATAAAAAAATATTGCTTCTCACTGATTCTCACAAACTTAGCTCAAACCATAACAAAATTGTCACTAGAACCAATTTTGTTAAACTTGTTCTAAAACATCTTTAGCTACATCAAAAACTGCTCCATAAGAGGAGCCCGAGTCAAAGTCCTTTTGGGAGGAACAGGAATATATTGCCAAACTAACCCAGAGTGTTTCCCTCCTGCTGTTGCAGCAGTGCTGCCGGATCAGGCTATCTAGACTAATAATAATGTGGCGACCATCTCTTAGACATAACGGTATACACATCACCTACAGCTAAGCAGCAACTGCACTGATAAGTTGAGGGTCTTCTCATCGTTTGTTTTATATGAAACATGTACAGGGCACTTCGTCTAGGCATATTGTCTGCATCTCACAGAAACTTCGACGCACCTTAAAAAAGACCACTGGAGTCTAGTACTGTTCTGAACTGACAGAAACTAGCTACTTGAAGCATCACTCGTGGCTCTCTTCTTCTAAATTCACATGTACTCGTGGCTCTCTGAACTTATGATCATGCTTGGCGATTAACAACTCTGAATGTCAGTTATCTGTACCTCTGGCCTGGACATCCATGCCGTGCTACTTGCTAGCTTAGCTGTTAGTGTCTCTCATCATCATTCTTCAGCTGTCTCGAGGCTGATTTACTTGACTAATCACTAATAAGCCAGCATTTCCTTCTTGCGAGTTAACTATACATGACTGTATATGTTGTTTTCTTTGTCACCCTTCTAGTCTTCTTCCTCTACTATACTAATATTGCTAGCTACCATCTGATATCTACTGATGATTTTGCATGTGGCCATCACCTGGATTTATGTAATACCCATCTCGGCTGGCTGGACTGTCTAACACCACTGAAGCTGACCACATAATCTACATGCCTCTTTGATGGTGCTCATGCTAATTCTGTCGTTGCTCCAGGAACTAAACCACACAACTGATTTGGCTACTAATCCAATCGGCGGCTGATTTGATGACTAACCTAGTCAACTAGCATCTGACTAATTCTGCATTACTAGTGCACACCAACATATATACATCTGCTGCCTCTGCTTCGAGCAGAGCACCATCTATCAATCTATATGCTGAAATTGCTGATCTTTCTGCTATTGTTGTTGTGCCTTATCTAATCTCTGATCACCTAAATTAATTGACTATAGCATCTCTTACTCACGGGTAGCACTGCTGGCATGATGTTGCTTGCATTGCATCGAACTGCATGCTGAGCCTCACGAACTCATGCCGAATAGCACAAAGGCTACAAAATACAAGTATTCAAAAGAGTGACATGAGAAAGAAACCTACAGCTAGTTAGGCTTGTGACATGAGAAAGAAAGCTACAGCTAGTAGTTACGCTTCAATCCTGTTGCTAAACTTCCAATTCAAAATAATTAAAAACCTTCATAATAGTGACATCTAATTTTCTGCATCTCATCTTCGAAACATCTCTCTTCCTCTTTAAAGAGAGCAGCGACTAGCTTCTGATGAAATAAGCGCACCTAAAAATAATCTGCATGAAAAAATTAGTCGTGAAAAATAACCTACATGCATGAAAGAATTAGCCGTAGTTCTATTAAAAATCACACCATTTATACTCAACCAAATAGTCCAATGAAGAGCACCTACTAAAATTTGGAACTTAGGCTTAGACAAAAACCCTTCTAGCCAAGCACCAAATATATTGGATACACTAGGTATATGATGGTGCATTGCAACCCAAATTATTCACACAAGATCAACTCGTTAATCCGAACGATTACAGGCCACATAAGACTAATCACTCTAAATGGGCCAAGTTGTACAAATGCAGCCCATCCATCTGTTATATACGGCCCATCCGGCTGATTTTTGGACGCACGGAAAAGGTTCCAAAGACTCTGCATGAATGAATATGTTACCTCTCTTTGAACGCGAAAGTGTCCTCACAAAAAACTAAAAAATCAGAGAGCTCTCAGTCTCATAACATGGTGCTGATCGGCTGCTATGCTAGCTTTCTTGGACTTTAAATAAGAAATTTTGGAGTAATTTTTAACTTCAACTAATAATTAAATAGCGCTTGCTGATTTAAACAGGTCCTATATATTAAACTTCGAGGATCTCCACTGAAAGACTGCATTGCTGAACTCCAAGTCATCATTTGGCTGCATCACAAGAGACAGTCTGACAGAATAGAGCGCACAAATATAATCACCCAATAACTGATGCAGTTGGTCTTGCCTCAAATCGTAAAGACCTTTCTCCTAACCCCATTTGGTCGTTAGTTGCTGCTTCATTCTAGCACATACAGTATATGCTGCCACAATCATAATGTTAATGTTTGGTAAAGACTTCATACCCCGCGGCTATTTTTTTAGTGCAccgtacccccccccccccacaccccacacacacacacgcgtGCACGCGCGCCTGACGGTATCTTCCCCGACTCCAGCGGGCTTAAAAGAGAAGGGGCTCAGGAGAGGCGGGTCGGGCAGACGGTGGGGACGGCGGGAGGGCGGCTTTAGGGTTCTAGCGGCGGTGGAGACGGCCAGGCCAGGTCAAGACAGGGTTGCCCATGGCCATAGCTACAGCGAgaggggggaggggaagaaggaggtCACCGCAGCGGTAGGGTCTCTGCGGAGCTCACGGCACGGAGCTCCAATGAGATCCTACTGCGCGCGGTGGGGCAGATCAGTGGAGCTTCGAGCAGATCTGGCGTTACGGCAAGGAAGAAGAAGCTTGAGGAGGAGGGCGGCCATGCGGCTGGCCTAATTTATGGCCATGTCCTTCATGTTTGCACGAGTTGAGCTCGATGAGCTTTAGGTTTGGCGTCGCCACGCGCCATCTCTGAGATAACTAGTATTGATCCTCAAGTTCGTATAATTGGATACCAAGATTATATAGGCATAAAATAAATTAAATTATGGGTTGCCACACCATCTATAATAAGGTGTCCGGCCGGTTGTGATCTTTTAGTTCCTGTAATTGGATATCTAGATTAGCCGTAAATGGAAATAACTCAAAGTTTGGGTAGCAGATTACACATaatcaccatgttcgcttgttggtttcagccagcccaaaccagccagccaacagtattttcctctcacaacaaaccagcactagccagcccaaaccagcccagaaaccagccagcgaacaggccgaatatgGATAATGGAAGGTCTATCTAAAAGCATCTATCATTTTTATACTACTCCAtctgtcccaaaataaaagtcattttcgcttctcgagaagtcaactttttttttaattttgatcaattatatataaaaaatattaatatttataatacataattagcatcattagatagatcgttgaatgtactttcataataaacttatttggagataaaaatattgtacgtattttctacaaatctaatcaaagttgagaaagtttgacttgCACGAATCCCATAACGTCcttctttttgggacggagggagtactcatTTCAGTCCCGTAATAAATAAGTTTCTAGAATTTTTCAGACAGATCAAGGACGTTAGCAAAAGACTCATGTACCCTTATCTCCTTTCCTTTCCTGTAGGATAGCTCTTGGATTTGGCTGTTATTTTTTGCATGTACCCATGATTAGCTTTtgcattaggagacagtgttctATGTTTGTATATAGAATGTTAATTATTTTGGGACAAATTGTAAACCTTAGAAAGCTATTTactttgggacggagggagtgcgTGATAACCCATCTTCAGTTACACATGATAGTTGATGATCATATTGGGCAGTTGTATCTTTCGTTCAGATTGAAAATATGCAAGTGAGAAATGACATTTCATCTTTACTTTGCACGTGTGTATTTCAGGTCGCAGAGAGAATTAAATAACATTTCTAAGAGAATTTTTCCACGGAAACGAGATTTTTGGTGGCTTCtggagcatgaagaacattatttaGGTGGAGATTACGACCAGGGTTGTGAATTGTAGATTGACCAATATGACTTATACTCATACTACTTGCGCCACTTGCTGTGTGGATCTGATCATTGGCGTTGTACTTGACACGTACGGCGAGCTTTTCTAGTTCTCTAGTAATGTGGTCAGTGGCACCCGTATCGGTGTGCCAGTTGATGTCCACATTGTAAGATTCTGTAGCCTGAAATTGAGATGTATTCCCTCCGTTTTAAATTGTAAGTTATTTTGGTTTTTCAAGATTCATGCTTTTTACTATGAATCTAGATGTAGTATAtatttagatgcatagcaaaagctatgaacACAATTTGGAACAGAGAAAGTATAGTTAGGAAGTGCTGATAGGAGTCAGGTTGGAGAAACTCTGTTGTCTGTGTCACGATTGCTGAACTTACGAATGCTTAATGCTGGGATCTGTATACGCAGATCACAAGAACACAAACAGACAACGTGCAGGGTGGACACACTTTGTTCATTATTGCAATGAGACCTCAGAAATATATAATACGCTAGGCATCCATTTTAATTACTTGAGGCAGTACATTCAGGCATTTTCACAACTATATATGACACATGTGTAATCGTGCAAGTGAAAACGCCTATTGTTCAGGCTGTTCAGAGTACAGTGATGACTCAGATTTATCAATTCACTAAAAAGAGTGATAAAAACGATCTCACAAATTACAGTCTTTCGGCATCCAGCGCATCTATACCAATCAAGCTCTGTTTCACTAACAGAATGTCTAACAAAGGTGACGTTCTGTTATGCTCCAACAGAGGCACAGAGCTGAAACAGCTTTAGCACACTCAGTCTTTATCGTCGACAGCTTCTTCAGAGTCTCTAAGCCACTCCTGAAGTTTCAGTTCTTGTTCTTCCTTGAACTTATTGTAAGACTCCACTGTTTCGGAGACACCGGCAGCAGGCAAGCTATGGTTGGTTGCAGTCGTACCATCTGACAACCTACTTGAAATGGGGAGGTCATCCTTTTCTGTATCTGGTGTAGATGCACCTTGTCCACCAGCTTGTGACGATTCTGGGGCAGCAGAAGACGCTGAATTCTCGCTAATATCATCTTTGGTTGTAAAGTCAGGCTGTGGCCACCTGAGACTTGATGCCTTTTGCTTCGCAGTGTTGAACATTGAAGAGAGGTAGTTCCTGCTGCTACTTCCATTGGTAGAGCCCAATTCATCCCAAGTTCCTGAGCTTTTCCTTGACTGGAACCCCCAACTGGGGTTCTGGATCAACCTGATAGCAATGAAAGTTTTGTCTTAAAACCAACTTTACAAGATGATGTTCGGCACAGTGCACAGACAAGATATGTACTGCAAGGGATTATGGGTTTGACAAGTAAAGTTCTATTGTGGTTTATTGGCCAAGAAGCAAGATCTTAGTTTGGAACCTAATTGGAGAGCTCAAGTAAAAGACTCTGATCTTAATTAACTTCAGGGTATATGTATAACATATCAATTGGACTGTTCTTAAATGAATAAGGCAAAAAGGCCAAGACTTTATAGCCATAGAAATGTGAACAAAAAAGTTTAGCACATTTTTAAAGATAATAATTGTAAAAAATGTAAAATAAAGTTCCCAAGGATTAGTATATCTGTACCCTCTCTTTGGCTGGGTCTTTGACATTATTTGCAGTGATCTATTTATGTCCTTGATCATGTCATCAGCAAGTGGAAGTCCAAAATCAGCCATGGATCTCACAGCGCAAATAGAATCCTCCATGTCTTCTGTGTGCAGTGTCACCTCGTGAGTCTTTTCTGCAAGCTTACCCTGATGACAGAAACAAAACTCATGTTAGATCCATACAGAAAAATATCAGCATCTTGATTTGTTGTACCAACTACCAAGAGCAAACCACATAACAGACTACGAGCAGCAAGAGAAATATTACTTCGTTCGTTCCAGAAATTTGTATTTAACTACtatctccgttccaaattataagtcactttgacttttgtggtgcatccattttgctatgtatctagacataatattatATATAGATgcgtagcaaaatggatgtaccaaaaaagtcaaagcgacttataatttggaacggagggagtaattcagATGATAGTACATCTTATACACTAAAAAAGTGGCATAAAATTTGTGCTCTTCCGTTCCATGAAGCCATTAAAAGCAAGTGAATAGTTTTCATGAAACTATATCCTGCAATCCTATATCACTGGAAACCCAGTTGCTAATCAAGCACAACATTAAAGCTTACCTGTATCCAAACTAAACCAAGTAGATACCCAACAGCAAGAAATTGTATTAGACCAAGCACTTGAGTGGTATCATGGTAATCTGGCAAGGATGTACATAACTCAAATCCGCAATGCAACTAACTACCAAGCTGCTAAATATGCACACCCTAATCAATTACTATTTACTAGCAAGTTTGCCAGTAATGCAGCAAAGACACACAAAAGAATATCCGATTCTTTTCAGCTTCTCTCTCCCAATAAAGCCCAAATCTTTGATTTCATCCATCACTTGGGTCGATATGCTATTCCTTAGAGACGAATCGCCCCCAATAAACCAATATGAATGCTAATCCCCAAAGCACAGCTCAACATGCACAAAGGGAAGGAAGCAAagcaaggagggagaggaaggcagGCCAGGCGGTGGACCTTGACGTCGAGGAGGAGGGGCATGGAGGCCCGGGCATGCTGCTGGACGAAgtagagcccgacggagggctcgTTGGCGACGTACTTGATCATCCCGTCCACGCCGTCCTTCACTGCACAGCCACCACCAGACGACCCAAGAAACAGGCAGAAAAATCACGCGAGTAAGCGAGGTGCTCGACGGGAATCCTCAGAGGAGGAGCGAGAATGAGAACGGGGCGGGGCGGAGGAAGATTGGTCGCCACGGTTACTACCGCGGAGGAAGCCGTCGGCGGGGGAGAGCGGCAACGACgacgcggcggcggaggaggaggggcgGTGGTGCATGTCCGCGCCCGCCGGCGGCCGACCATCACGGACTCGCCGCCTCCGCTCGTCGAGGAGTTCTCAGATTCGCCGCCGCTCGGAGAGGAAACAGTTGCGAAGCCGAAAAAGATCGATTTGGGAGCCTCTCCGTCTAgagctctctctttctctctcctgcGGGGAAAGAGGTTGAAGAACAGACAAATTATTGTGCTCCTGACAGCTGCAACTATCCGCGCACCATTATGTTACTGGAAAATGGATTTTCAAGCATAATTTCCTACTTGTGCAATTCCTTTTTTTTCACAAACTCCTGTGATTCTTCTTTGAATATAAACTCTCACAAAAATTCTTGATTTCCTAGAGCAATCTCGGTCGTCAAAGTCAGCAATGGagcaaattgttttttttttcgtcttaGGGCATCCGCAATGGGTGACTTATAAGCTACTCTAAGcattttttcatattttaatacAAGAGAAAAACTAACTTTTATTAAAAGCTAAGTTCATACACACATTTCAAAAACATATAAGAGTGTCATATGGGCATAATCATCCTATGAGCCTATTGAAGATGTTGGCTTAGAATTAGTGAATGACTCTTACGGTTACGTGCCCTTAGTATAGATATATCAAGCTCAAGAATTAACAAACTTTAAAGTTTAAGCATCACTTAGGGCGTGGGTGGCTTTGGGACAAGATGCTTTATTCTAGTTTTTGGATGGGATGGTCTTTGTTATACGTTTggttagagcatcttcaagagtaccTAATATTTTCTTCCTAAAAACATGAAGTTTTACAACTCTAAAAAAAGTATAGGAAGAAATAAAGAaggccatctccaagagtttctaataatccactcctaaaatatagaagacaattttacatcaggaatcctatactatttctaaattatcctaacaacttttatatattctttttcTCCTGTACATTTACATTATGAACTCTTTCCTACTATTTATTCTTTCCACGTCCTTCTGCCTTTAGATTGATCGACAAACACGCGCGGGAGAGAGAAAATATAGAGAAGATACGTGTGACTCGGAAGCACGTAACTTTACGCGGAACAGGTGACTTTTCTCAAGTTCTAAAATATTAGAAGGATGGATTATGAGTTGTTGGGAGTCTCATCTCGCTAAAAATCAAGGATTAGAAAAAGATTTAGGGAACtcatggagatgctcttagaggaTGGAGACAAGGCGCTAAAAATCAAGGATTAGAAAGAGATTTAGAGAACTCATAGAGATGCTCTTAGAGGATGGAGACAAGGGGATACACCACTGTTGGTGTTTAGTTAGACATCCGTTAGTGGGACCCCACATCATCTTCTCTCACCTTCTTCTCCTTCGTTCTTCGACATGCCGGGGCATGCCATGGCCGGGGCCACGCTCACGCCAAGCCCATGCCCACCCACATTGGGTAGGGTTGCCCGTGCTAGGGATCGAGGTCGAGCTTGCGTAAGGACCGAAGAGCAGGCATGGGCGCGTGCCCAATGGGAGGAGGGCACTCGCCGAAAGAGAACGGTGTCAACAGGGGATGAAACTCATACCGAGGGACGTCTTGGGACAACATCTTGGAAGAATAGTCTTTCGTGGGCGGTTCCATCTCACCTATCCCTCAAACCAGACACCGCGACGAAGTGCGATATCTATCCCGTCCTCCAATCAAATACACTCAGTTTCCAACTCTGGAATGGGACATCAAATTTTATGAAGTTCTCAAACATCAGACGTTTAACATGCACCTTTTAATGAACGTTAAGGCGTCGACATGATAGGCATTAGGTGTCCTCCAAGCAAAGGTCAGGACAGGACAGCCAACAAGAACATAAGAGAAGTCTAGAGCTTACAAGTCAGACCAGATCAATAGTAATAAGTTTTATTGTACATGATTGTATGCTTTCCTTTCATGGTGCCAATCAGTTTGGTTTGTAGCTTTCATCGCACTTCATCGATTCACTGAATGCATTCCTCTCCATCTTTACCAGAATCAGATACtctgaactttttttttcttttttgaaatgCAGATGCTTTCAACTGCCATATTCTGTCGAATGAATCATTCTTTCCTTGAGCTTCATACAGTCCATACATAATTGACTATATAAACATTAGGAGGCATCTATGTACAAAGTTATGCAGTTTGTCTGTGGCAAATGTATATAATTTTTACAGCAGATGTGAGGGCAAAGAAACAAGCCCTGGTACTATCTGGTAATGATCATCCTACTGAAGAATTGCGACGCAGTGATTAACTGATAAATTGACCCCCAAACAATGAAGATATGGTTTTGATCTCTTCTAGTAGGGGTCTGAAGAATATCTGCAATAGAGAGGTGCATGGAAATATATCATTATTTCAAATGATAAAGCTTCATCAAACAATAGAAAACATTTTTTTTGACAAGTTCGCGGGTTCAAGTCCTGGAAACAGCCTCTTGCAGAAATGCAGGGAAAGGCTGCGTACAAAAGACCCAAGTGGTCGGACCCTTTCCCGGACCCTGCGCAAGGGGGAGCTACGTGCACTGGGGTTTCAATAATATAACAGAATGATGCTGACACAGTGGTGGAGCCATTTGATTGAGTAGCCTCCTCAAGATAACAAAGAAAATTGCAAGGAAAAGGAAAGTGCTTCACTGTTCATGACTCAAGAGGGACATCATAACTTATCCATAGATAACATTTTCGTACCCACACGACAGtctttgtttgtttcttttttttttttttaaaatgtgcACTAGAGATATTTTGTTTATCTGTCAAGGTCTAATTCCAATGATAAACAATTTACAAGGCACTAGCTAAGTACTTACCATTTAGaattctcatttgcttcttctttgTGCAAACTTCCATTAGTATTCTGCAAAGTAGGGGATGGCTCCCTCGGATTGCCTTGTTTGTTTAACAGATGAGAGAAACCCTGCCAAAATCCTACAGGCCGAGACTGAGTGCTTTCCTGATGCTCTTCAGATCGCTTTTCAAACAAACCAGCTGATCCAGGATTTAACTCAGAAAACCTTCCGGCTCCAAGAAGTCTCTCAGGGAGCTCTGATTCAGTTTGACTCTCAATGAGAAAGGCCAAATCTACAGTTAGCGTTGTGATATAGCCAAATGCCAAATGAACAATTGCATTTGCAACTATAGAAGACCCGATATCCACATCAACTTCAATGAAGTTTGATCCTTGAGTATACTTGCACGAGAGGGCTCTCCCCAATATACAGATGGCTTGTTCACCAACAGCAGTCCGAACAATCCAGGGCCCCTTAGCAATGTTTGCTATTAACTTAAGCCTTGAGTTTCGGAAAGCATCATCTCCTTTCAAGAATTGGTCCATAAGTGAGCCTTCAGGTATAGCCTCTAGCGATACAAAGTAGAATATTGCACTGTAGTTATCCTTGGGCAGTTGCAAGTTGAATGCCCAGACAAAAGGCTGGTTACCACGTGAAACCTCCTCATCAATAGCTTTTCTAACTCGATGATTATTGTCTTTCAGGATCTCACAGATTTTTGCTGGTCCTTTGATCCAATCAAATCCAAGAGGCTTCAGAAGATATTCTCCACCTGGTATTTTTACCTTGTTTGTAAGATATTCTGGGCCTCTGACCATAAATGAATCACCAGAAGGAGTAGCCCAGCCATTAGGACAGTTTTCAGGTGTTAGACAGGGAACTGCTCCTCCTGACTTAACATTCTCTATCCATTGTTGCTCAGCCTCACCATTCGAAGAAGCCATCtacagagaaaaaaaaaaccccaGGTATAGTGAGTTACATGCATATTTTTAAACTGAGAGTTCTCTCACAAATAGAAACAGACTATGATGTATATAGGTTACACAAGACTAACAGAGCAATGATATGTTTACTACTTTACAATTTAGATTGTGTTAGAATCTACATGTATGACTTGCGTATGTATATGGTATGGGCCTGCGCTTGGTATAGCCGGCCGGCCCTATAGATGGTTAGAGAGATATGAGGAGATCTCGTTTGGTCCTGTTTCTATAAGCCACGAGATCTCCCATCCCCTACATATATGTACATAGGTCTCTCAATCAATCTAATCTAATATTCCACGCAATCTCTATTGCTTTCAGATTGCACCGACCTGTGTAAATTTACAATTTTCTCCCAAATAAAGGATATTGGTATACAACATTGAATGAAGACATTTACCACCTTAATGCAATGTTTATATTTGACGAAAAATCCTTCTTCCAAATGACTTTTACGTCTATGTGGCAACTAAAAAGATGAGTGATCAAATTTTGTAGGGTAGTTAGTGATTAACACATCGTCAAGCATATTCATAGCAAGGAGCATATTTAGTGCTTGTTCCCTTGGGAATTGGgtattttgtttttttctcttttgaGGCCATGTACAGTTTTTACTTATCTGTTCATATTTTGTAATACAACACACTTATCATAGTAAGGCTCTGCCCAACTCTTTCGcccaaaaaaaaatcatcaactaTGAAAAAAAGGGGTCCCAAAAGGCCAAGATTTATGTACTGTGGTAGGAAGGACCTACACAGCGCCAGCCCTCGGTAACATGCCTGTAATCAGGAGTATAGCACTAATAGCATACAGCACAGAGCAGCAAGTTTTCACACCACCAAATAGGACTTAATCCAACCATGAAGGAGCATTACACAGTCTGAACAGGGCAACATGTGGAACCGAACACTAGGACCAAATAACTACGATGCAACCGTGACACTTCCACGCCTAAATCCACATAACTAGTTCGGTTCAGCAAGAAGCCATAGCTTTGCTAATGTGATGTTTGCTTCCAATCAACTATGGAAGTAGAAACACTGCTAGTTTAAC
It contains:
- the LOC136535335 gene encoding uncharacterized protein translates to MHHRPSSSAAASSLPLSPADGFLRVKDGVDGMIKYVANEPSVGLYFVQQHARASMPLLLDVKGKLAEKTHEVTLHTEDMEDSICAVRSMADFGLPLADDMIKDINRSLQIMSKTQPKRGLIQNPSWGFQSRKSSGTWDELGSTNGSSSRNYLSSMFNTAKQKASSLRWPQPDFTTKDDISENSASSAAPESSQAGGQGASTPDTEKDDLPISSRLSDGTTATNHSLPAAGVSETVESYNKFKEEQELKLQEWLRDSEEAVDDKD
- the LOC136535337 gene encoding protein ENHANCED DISEASE RESISTANCE 2-like, with the protein product MASSNGEAEQQWIENVKSGGAVPCLTPENCPNGWATPSGDSFMVRGPEYLTNKVKIPGGEYLLKPLGFDWIKGPAKICEILKDNNHRVRKAIDEEVSRGNQPFVWAFNLQLPKDNYSAIFYFVSLEAIPEGSLMDQFLKGDDAFRNSRLKLIANIAKGPWIVRTAVGEQAICILGRALSCKYTQGSNFIEVDVDIGSSIVANAIVHLAFGYITTLTVDLAFLIESQTESELPERLLGAGRFSELNPGSAGLFEKRSEEHQESTQSRPVGFWQGFSHLLNKQGNPREPSPTLQNTNGSLHKEEANENSK